A genomic region of Paroedura picta isolate Pp20150507F chromosome 4, Ppicta_v3.0, whole genome shotgun sequence contains the following coding sequences:
- the TEKTIP1 gene encoding tektin bundle-interacting protein 1 — MDFRDLDFRDLVLDRPYVPQSTLETDFPTPLYSDEYLTLRGPRNAPVIKEATRWKFTPMGWDAIPQTWYTGLTNCPNREAWYTLTNGIGREAYHRWYKSHAKRERMLPAAYAQHLRDSSWYDPIIPAQYMKPATRWGAFRWQDKPIPGKEYVVNRNRCAKDLPGKPGYVPFLSLHTPAFTTKDYRTWTMFSHQPSTNNQ, encoded by the exons ATGGATTTCCGGGACTTGGATTTCAGAGATCTGGTGTTAGATCGGCCGTATGTCCCCCAAAGTACTCTGGAGAcagatttccccactcctctgtaCAG CGATGAATACCTGACACTGAGAGGCCCTCGCAATGCCCCTGTGATCAAGGAGGCTACACGCTGGAAGTTCACCCCCATGGGGTGGGATGCGATCCCCCAGACCTGGTACACGGGCCTCACCAATTGTCCCAACCGCGAAGCCTGGTACACCCTCACTAATGGCATCGGCCGGGAGGCCTACCACCGCTGGTACAAGTCCCATGCCAAGCGGGAAAGAATGCTGCCAGCCG CGTATGCCCAGCACTTGCGAGACAGCAGCTGGTATGACCCGATTATTCCTGCCCAGTATATGAAGCCTGCTACCCGCTGGGGCGCTTTTCGCTGGCAAGACAAGCCCATCCCTGGGAAGGAATATG ttGTCAACCGCAATCGCTGTGCCAAAGACCTGCCTGGGAAGCCTGGCTACGTCCCGTTCCTATCCCTGCACACCCCGGCCTTCACTACCAAGGACTACCGCACCTGGACGATGTTCAGCCACCAACCTTCCACCAACAACCAATAA